In Leptospira congkakensis, a single window of DNA contains:
- a CDS encoding SCO family protein, whose product MNIRFSFFLCLLFGTGVLYAYDPHSNLTRDNKLPKELENIGFSDVTGKSLNLDIPFRDESGKTVKFSDFLAKGKPVLLSPVYFKCPTLCNFHLNGVFQGLKALDWTLGKEYQYIAVSIDPKENESVAFPKKGAYLKEYGRVGAESGLHLLTGTQESIDALTKQLDFRYAWDAEAKQYIHASGVYVLTPEGKVSRIFQGIQLEPRDLKFAFLEASSGKIGSFVDKFALFCFQFDPRKNKYTIYAYRMMQFGGAVTLLLLGAFLYINWRKITNNNRQGVT is encoded by the coding sequence GTGAACATCAGATTTTCTTTTTTCCTTTGTTTGCTTTTTGGAACTGGCGTTTTATATGCGTATGACCCACATTCCAATCTAACTCGGGACAACAAACTCCCGAAAGAACTAGAAAACATTGGGTTTTCTGATGTCACAGGAAAGTCTCTGAACCTCGACATTCCTTTCCGCGATGAGTCTGGAAAAACCGTTAAGTTTTCCGATTTTCTAGCGAAAGGGAAACCAGTCCTTCTTTCTCCCGTTTATTTCAAATGTCCCACCCTTTGTAATTTCCACCTAAATGGAGTGTTCCAAGGTTTGAAGGCCCTCGATTGGACTCTCGGAAAAGAATACCAATACATTGCGGTATCCATTGACCCGAAAGAAAACGAATCGGTTGCCTTTCCGAAAAAGGGAGCCTATTTGAAAGAATATGGACGAGTAGGTGCCGAATCCGGCCTCCATCTCCTTACCGGAACTCAAGAATCCATCGATGCTCTGACCAAACAATTGGACTTTCGATATGCTTGGGACGCGGAAGCAAAACAATACATCCACGCAAGTGGGGTCTACGTTTTGACTCCCGAGGGGAAGGTTTCGCGAATCTTCCAAGGAATCCAATTGGAACCAAGGGATTTGAAATTTGCCTTTCTTGAGGCATCTTCTGGTAAGATTGGGAGTTTTGTAGACAAGTTTGCTTTATTTTGCTTTCAATTTGATCCGAGAAAAAATAAATATACGATATACGCATACAGGATGATGCAATTCGGGGGGGCGGTCACCTTACTCCTTCTCGGTGCGTTTTTATACATAAACTGGCGAAAAATAACAAATAACAACCGTCAAGGAGTCACATAG
- the coxB gene encoding cytochrome c oxidase subunit II — protein sequence MSWSSLIPATSFMPIQATEIAKEVDLLYAFLIISSLVSFVILIGGMTWFLIKFKRTSLDQKSAYITHNNFAEFLWSFIPLIIMMGIFYWGMVIFEKLRTPPEDIAAEIHVTAEQWAWTYRYANGKEFYSSANDPMIVPAGKATKLILTSKDVIHSFYVPAFRTKQDAVPGKLTQLWFEPKQPGEYIVFCTEYCGTKHSGMMIKIKAIPSEEYAAWYHAEKKGADSPADLGKTLFAQKACASCHSIDGSRIVGPTMKGLFGSGRKFADGSQSKADENYLRESILVSSAKIVEGYPPAMPVFQGQLSDEDVVNLIEYIKSIK from the coding sequence ATGTCTTGGAGCAGTCTCATTCCAGCGACCTCGTTCATGCCTATCCAGGCAACTGAAATCGCAAAAGAAGTCGATCTTCTCTACGCGTTTCTGATCATTTCCAGCCTTGTTTCGTTTGTCATCTTGATTGGTGGAATGACATGGTTCCTCATCAAGTTCAAACGTACAAGTTTAGACCAGAAATCCGCATACATTACTCACAATAATTTTGCAGAATTTCTTTGGTCGTTCATCCCTCTCATCATCATGATGGGGATTTTCTACTGGGGTATGGTTATTTTTGAAAAACTTAGAACCCCTCCAGAAGACATAGCTGCTGAAATTCATGTCACTGCAGAGCAGTGGGCGTGGACTTATCGTTATGCGAATGGAAAAGAATTTTATAGCTCTGCAAACGATCCTATGATTGTTCCTGCAGGAAAAGCTACAAAACTCATTCTCACTTCAAAAGATGTAATCCATAGTTTTTATGTTCCTGCTTTCCGAACCAAACAAGATGCGGTTCCTGGAAAACTCACACAACTTTGGTTCGAACCAAAACAACCTGGAGAATACATAGTATTCTGTACAGAATATTGCGGAACCAAACACTCTGGTATGATGATTAAAATCAAAGCGATTCCTTCTGAGGAATATGCGGCTTGGTATCATGCTGAGAAAAAAGGTGCTGATAGCCCAGCCGATCTTGGAAAAACTCTTTTTGCTCAAAAGGCTTGTGCATCTTGCCACTCCATTGACGGATCAAGAATTGTTGGACCTACGATGAAGGGACTTTTTGGTTCTGGTAGAAAGTTTGCTGATGGAAGCCAATCCAAAGCAGATGAAAACTACCTTCGTGAATCCATCCTTGTTTCTTCTGCAAAGATCGTGGAAGGATACCCACCAGCAATGCCGGTATTCCAAGGTCAATTGTCAGATGAAGACGTTGTCAACCTAATTGAATATATCAAATCCATTAAATAA
- a CDS encoding citrate/2-methylcitrate synthase — MSEVEFHVKGKTYKLPVIVGTDGKEGIDLTDFYRKTGLVTVDQGLFNTALGLSKVSRRDPEKGELTYRGYDLKELAYQSTFVETSFLLIYGNLPTKQELNDFSGRLSKHSMIHEDMLNLFDGFPGVANPLAVLSVMVTSLSSYYLEEYEEKLDMGVDLIARLLAKIRTIAAFTYKHAVGHPFVYPLDKNPYCTNFLYMMHKMPADNYTVPEEFDRILNQMWILHADHEQNVSNTAVQVVGSTQANLFASISAGIMAQWGAREGGRPTAAIGLIEDIIKTKTPVKDYFERFKRGGLNIQTNGFGQKAYDVVSPRAQVAREIIREFYKGRKLSAVEDIALQIDEVVWNDSYFMENLLYPNLEYYSGLVFHTLGIPKNMFSVMQVIGRLPGWLAHWREQRMKGDFSKVRPKQIYVGENQRKYIPVQNRL; from the coding sequence ATGAGTGAAGTGGAATTCCACGTCAAGGGCAAAACATATAAATTACCGGTCATTGTTGGTACCGATGGAAAAGAAGGAATCGACCTAACCGATTTTTATAGAAAAACCGGCCTGGTAACAGTGGACCAAGGTTTATTCAATACAGCACTTGGATTATCTAAAGTGTCTAGACGTGATCCCGAAAAAGGTGAGTTAACTTATCGTGGTTACGACTTAAAAGAACTAGCTTATCAATCCACTTTTGTGGAAACTTCGTTTTTATTAATTTATGGAAATCTTCCCACCAAGCAAGAGTTAAACGACTTCTCTGGTCGACTTTCAAAACACTCTATGATCCATGAAGACATGTTAAATCTTTTTGACGGTTTTCCTGGGGTTGCCAATCCGTTGGCAGTATTATCTGTAATGGTTACTTCACTATCTAGTTATTATTTAGAAGAATACGAAGAAAAATTAGATATGGGTGTAGATTTAATTGCAAGGTTACTTGCAAAAATTCGCACAATCGCTGCTTTCACTTACAAACATGCAGTAGGGCATCCTTTTGTGTATCCATTGGATAAAAATCCATACTGCACCAACTTTCTTTATATGATGCATAAAATGCCTGCGGACAATTATACGGTTCCAGAAGAGTTTGATCGTATTTTAAATCAAATGTGGATCTTACATGCGGATCACGAACAAAATGTATCCAACACCGCTGTCCAAGTGGTTGGATCTACCCAAGCCAATTTGTTTGCTTCTATCTCTGCAGGGATTATGGCGCAGTGGGGAGCTCGTGAAGGTGGACGTCCTACTGCTGCGATTGGTCTTATTGAAGACATCATCAAAACAAAAACACCTGTTAAGGATTATTTCGAAAGGTTCAAACGTGGTGGCTTAAACATTCAAACCAATGGTTTTGGACAAAAGGCATATGATGTGGTGAGTCCTCGTGCACAAGTGGCTCGTGAAATCATTCGTGAGTTCTACAAAGGCAGAAAATTATCTGCTGTGGAAGATATCGCTCTTCAAATAGACGAAGTGGTATGGAACGATTCCTACTTTATGGAGAACCTTCTTTATCCAAATTTAGAATATTACTCAGGACTCGTATTTCACACATTGGGAATCCCTAAAAATATGTTCTCTGTCATGCAAGTGATCGGCAGACTTCCAGGTTGGCTTGCCCATTGGAGAGAACAAAGAATGAAGGGAGACTTCTCAAAAGTTCGTCCAAAACAGATATATGTGGGTGAAAACCAAAGAAAGTACATCCCTGTTCAGAACCGTCTATAG
- a CDS encoding TPM domain-containing protein — protein sequence MSILSRYFSKSDLDEIKSAVGVAESKTSAEIVPFFAESSHHYKEWIWFGAFLMGGVFGAAFYTTQSLYGNLWGKETLFAILSVWTGAVIGLFITSFFPKFRINLVSRSAKQYFVELRAKEAFLDEEVFRTKSRTGILIYISLYEHFVRVLPDKEIARIVPKSEWNEAVRLIVEGMKSNQKKDGIVSSILFCGDLLKKYNIQREKDDKNEISNEIRDGGKLM from the coding sequence ATGAGCATACTTTCACGTTATTTCTCTAAATCTGATTTGGATGAAATCAAATCGGCAGTTGGCGTTGCAGAGTCCAAAACTTCTGCTGAAATTGTTCCCTTTTTTGCTGAATCTTCGCACCACTATAAAGAATGGATATGGTTTGGAGCCTTTCTTATGGGTGGGGTATTTGGTGCAGCCTTCTACACAACTCAGAGTTTGTATGGAAACCTTTGGGGAAAGGAAACTTTATTTGCCATTCTCTCTGTCTGGACTGGAGCCGTGATCGGGCTCTTCATCACTTCTTTTTTTCCAAAATTTAGAATCAACTTAGTTTCACGAAGCGCCAAACAATACTTTGTCGAACTGCGAGCTAAAGAAGCTTTTTTGGATGAAGAAGTTTTTAGAACCAAAAGTAGAACAGGAATTTTAATTTATATTTCTCTATACGAACATTTTGTCCGCGTTTTGCCTGATAAAGAAATCGCAAGGATAGTACCAAAGTCAGAATGGAATGAAGCAGTTCGTTTGATTGTTGAAGGGATGAAGTCGAATCAGAAAAAAGACGGGATTGTTTCTAGTATTCTTTTTTGTGGGGATTTACTTAAAAAATACAATATCCAAAGAGAAAAAGACGACAAAAATGAAATCTCCAATGAAATCCGTGACGGTGGGAAATTGATGTAA
- a CDS encoding COX15/CtaA family protein: MTLKRFYTILSALILINLLYGPLVRATDSGLACPDWPLCHGKFVPEFTFQIFMEVGHRYYSGVLGILVGIGFVWILRNKDTRKKLGIPATLSLIFLISQVILGGLTVTKLLHPTTVNLHLLNAVLLLSACLTVRLLLPEGPNSQFQWDRPGKYFFVFVLLVVLYQLFLGGKVSSHYAGLACPDFPTCYGEWFPEMKGTIRFQMEHRLFGYLAAFSVLSLSAYGILYLKNNHVKKSLKIAAYLISFQILLGAMNVLYQLPKLITGLHTLNGVLVFMFCFIAAFYQFRSEDKEVL, encoded by the coding sequence ATGACACTCAAACGTTTTTACACCATCCTTTCCGCATTAATTCTCATCAATCTCCTCTACGGACCACTCGTAAGAGCAACAGATTCTGGATTGGCATGTCCTGACTGGCCCTTGTGCCACGGGAAATTTGTACCAGAATTTACATTCCAAATTTTTATGGAAGTGGGTCATAGATACTATTCTGGTGTTTTAGGTATCCTTGTTGGAATTGGATTTGTTTGGATTCTACGAAACAAGGACACAAGAAAAAAGTTAGGAATCCCAGCAACACTGTCTCTGATTTTTCTTATTTCTCAAGTAATCCTTGGTGGATTGACAGTTACAAAACTTCTTCACCCAACAACAGTTAACCTGCACTTACTCAACGCAGTCCTTCTATTATCTGCATGCCTTACGGTGAGATTGCTTCTTCCAGAAGGTCCCAATTCTCAATTTCAGTGGGATAGGCCTGGTAAATATTTTTTTGTTTTTGTACTCCTAGTAGTTTTATACCAACTATTTCTTGGTGGGAAGGTGAGTTCTCACTACGCAGGCCTTGCTTGCCCGGATTTTCCTACTTGTTACGGAGAATGGTTTCCAGAAATGAAGGGCACCATTCGTTTTCAAATGGAACATAGATTGTTTGGGTATTTGGCTGCCTTCTCTGTTTTATCCTTATCTGCATACGGAATCCTTTACTTAAAAAACAATCATGTCAAAAAATCACTGAAAATAGCGGCTTATTTGATTTCTTTTCAAATCCTACTCGGTGCTATGAATGTATTATACCAACTTCCTAAACTAATCACAGGATTACACACGTTAAATGGTGTGCTCGTGTTTATGTTTTGTTTTATTGCAGCTTTTTATCAGTTCCGTTCAGAGGATAAAGAGGTTTTATAA
- the ctaD gene encoding cytochrome c oxidase subunit I — MSSAHTKTEHGHADHNYLNHGSGIWSWMTTLDHKRIGLMYFATVATLFLIGGFFALGIRLHLAKFGAEPLLDPDTYNKFMTFHGAIMVFMVIIPGIPAFLGNFVLPIQLGAKDVAFPRLNLASYYIFIAGALIAASSMIFNQVDTGWTFYTPYSTAKTSNGVILLVLGAFTMGFSSILTGLNFIVTTHKLRAPGMTMDRIPLMIWALYSTSIIQILATPILAITLLLIGAEKTLGVGIFDPDLGGDPVLFQHFFWFYSHPAVYIMILPAMGVISELITAFSKKTIFGYRAIAYSSVAIAAVSFLVWGHHMFVSGQSTLAGIIFSIITMFVGVPTAIKLFNWISTMYRGTVTFEAPMLFALGFMFLFTIGGLTGVFLASTGMDVHFHDTYFVVAHFHYVMVGGTLMALMGGIYYWFPKMFGRMTSDLGGRISWVLIFTGFNVTFFPQFVLGAMGMPRRYFDYLPEYTNLNQISTVGSWLIGLGFLVGLITIIHGIFKGEKASDNPWGAKTLEWQTSSPPPHENFTTTPTVTAGPYDFR; from the coding sequence ATGAGTTCAGCACATACAAAAACCGAACATGGTCACGCAGACCATAATTATCTGAACCACGGATCCGGAATCTGGTCTTGGATGACCACTCTGGACCACAAACGCATTGGTCTTATGTACTTTGCAACAGTAGCTACCCTTTTCTTAATTGGTGGTTTCTTTGCTTTAGGAATTCGTTTGCACTTAGCAAAATTTGGCGCAGAGCCACTTTTGGATCCAGACACTTATAACAAGTTTATGACCTTCCATGGTGCCATTATGGTATTTATGGTGATCATTCCTGGAATTCCCGCTTTCCTTGGAAACTTTGTCCTTCCTATCCAATTGGGTGCGAAAGACGTTGCTTTCCCAAGACTGAACCTTGCATCTTACTACATCTTCATCGCAGGGGCTCTCATTGCAGCTTCCTCTATGATTTTTAACCAAGTAGATACAGGTTGGACATTCTATACTCCTTACTCTACAGCAAAGACTTCCAATGGGGTGATTTTGCTTGTTTTGGGTGCCTTTACAATGGGTTTTTCTTCCATCCTTACGGGACTAAACTTCATCGTTACCACTCATAAACTCAGAGCACCTGGGATGACAATGGATCGAATCCCTCTTATGATTTGGGCTTTGTATTCCACTTCTATCATTCAGATCCTTGCAACACCAATCCTTGCGATCACTCTCCTTCTCATTGGAGCAGAGAAGACTCTTGGAGTGGGAATCTTTGATCCAGACTTAGGTGGAGACCCAGTTCTTTTCCAACACTTCTTCTGGTTCTATTCTCACCCTGCGGTTTATATCATGATCCTTCCGGCGATGGGAGTGATCTCTGAACTCATCACTGCGTTCTCCAAAAAAACAATTTTTGGTTACCGTGCGATTGCTTATTCTTCAGTAGCGATTGCAGCAGTATCCTTCCTTGTTTGGGGACACCATATGTTTGTATCCGGTCAGTCTACACTTGCTGGTATCATCTTCTCCATCATCACTATGTTTGTTGGGGTTCCAACAGCAATCAAACTCTTCAACTGGATTTCCACTATGTATCGCGGAACAGTAACCTTCGAAGCTCCAATGCTCTTCGCTCTTGGTTTTATGTTCCTCTTTACCATCGGTGGATTGACAGGGGTATTCCTTGCATCAACTGGTATGGACGTTCACTTCCATGACACTTACTTTGTGGTAGCTCACTTCCACTACGTAATGGTAGGGGGAACGCTTATGGCACTTATGGGCGGTATCTACTACTGGTTCCCAAAAATGTTTGGAAGAATGACTTCTGACCTCGGTGGAAGAATTTCTTGGGTTCTTATCTTTACTGGATTTAACGTTACTTTCTTCCCACAATTCGTACTCGGTGCAATGGGAATGCCAAGACGTTACTTTGATTACCTTCCTGAATACACAAACCTCAACCAAATCTCTACTGTAGGATCTTGGCTGATTGGTCTTGGATTTTTGGTAGGTCTCATCACTATCATTCATGGAATTTTTAAAGGCGAAAAGGCTTCTGACAACCCTTGGGGTGCAAAAACACTCGAATGGCAAACGTCTTCTCCTCCTCCACACGAAAACTTTACAACTACTCCAACAGTAACTGCAGGGCCATATGACTTCCGTTAG
- a CDS encoding SpoIIE family protein phosphatase: protein MNFRLFGIVWCLALVSCVPKEVPPKVEKGVLSAESYLRDQTKTIELVGEWEYYPGLLISPTELTSLETIREPNFFKVPGVWSDSFINRGFLAGDGYATFTVEILHGQKGIPLSLKVPEMETAYNLFVDGVRLTSNGIVSASYQTGKPEYRPRIVDFFPKENQTSIVLQISNYHHRKGGPAQVITIGNTSEIHHQYESAILRDMLLVGSILFMGIYHVFLYWNRKKDPFTFWFALTCVLVALRVFITGNKYLVQIFPNLPWELHLKLSYLSFFLIIPIFSKYVYLLFKPYFSRLFYELIRYFGFAFCFIVLVTRSSFYTYLMVPFQIFTLIGVIYTFFVIIRAIRDSSPGSILFLVSFTIFIASFINDVLVNNLVIYGPLTIHFGIFTMFLVQSVYIARNFSKGFVEAENLAIELSDKNKTLQKVQNQLTDLNERLETRVKDKTEELQGKLDQIGKDMKLAKSIIQNVTKLPELEPNLKVDILYKPIAEVGGDIYFIKRIQDFYYRFFLGDATGHGLQAALYSMMIQSEFERVSAVAMRPNDLLFYMNQHFYDKNADLQIYFPALVLDFDFHQGIFRYAGGGVQNQIHMKKDGTTTMLENTGPIIGILEHYRYGIFESKVESGDRLFLFTDGLFEELNESDGVQAWGDLLEVIKNTVKLPFEEVVPSIKTMLFQRMNKSYWKDDSTLICIEIT, encoded by the coding sequence ATGAATTTCCGTTTGTTCGGAATTGTTTGGTGTTTGGCACTTGTTTCGTGTGTTCCGAAAGAAGTGCCTCCAAAAGTGGAGAAGGGGGTTCTGTCGGCCGAGTCGTATTTAAGAGACCAAACAAAAACAATTGAACTTGTGGGAGAGTGGGAATACTATCCTGGTCTTTTGATTTCTCCTACTGAACTAACCTCTTTAGAAACAATCAGAGAACCTAATTTTTTCAAGGTACCAGGCGTTTGGTCGGACTCTTTCATCAATCGCGGATTTCTCGCTGGAGATGGGTATGCCACTTTTACTGTCGAAATCCTCCATGGGCAAAAAGGAATTCCACTTTCTTTAAAGGTTCCTGAAATGGAAACCGCCTATAACTTGTTTGTTGATGGTGTTCGGCTAACATCTAATGGTATTGTTTCTGCCTCCTACCAAACGGGAAAACCAGAATATAGACCAAGAATAGTAGATTTTTTTCCAAAAGAGAATCAAACTTCAATCGTATTACAAATTTCTAATTACCACCACAGGAAGGGTGGACCTGCCCAAGTAATTACAATCGGAAACACTTCCGAAATTCACCACCAATATGAATCTGCTATTTTGCGAGATATGTTACTCGTCGGAAGCATTCTGTTTATGGGTATTTATCATGTGTTTTTATATTGGAATCGTAAAAAAGACCCATTTACTTTTTGGTTTGCTCTGACCTGTGTTTTGGTTGCCTTACGTGTGTTTATCACCGGTAACAAATATTTGGTACAAATTTTTCCAAACTTACCTTGGGAATTACATTTAAAACTCAGTTACCTGAGTTTCTTTTTAATAATACCAATATTTTCAAAGTATGTTTACCTACTTTTTAAACCTTATTTTTCGCGTTTATTTTATGAATTAATAAGATATTTTGGTTTTGCATTTTGTTTTATCGTTTTAGTGACTCGTTCATCGTTTTACACGTATTTGATGGTGCCTTTTCAGATTTTTACACTGATTGGTGTCATTTACACTTTTTTTGTGATTATTAGGGCTATCCGCGATTCCTCCCCAGGTTCCATACTTTTTTTAGTTAGTTTTACCATCTTTATTGCTAGTTTTATCAATGATGTTTTGGTCAATAACCTGGTCATTTATGGACCTTTAACAATTCATTTTGGAATTTTCACAATGTTTTTAGTACAGTCAGTGTACATTGCTCGGAACTTTTCAAAAGGATTTGTGGAAGCAGAGAACTTGGCGATTGAACTCTCCGACAAAAACAAAACCTTACAAAAAGTACAAAACCAACTTACTGATTTGAATGAACGTTTGGAAACGCGGGTAAAAGACAAAACTGAAGAACTACAGGGCAAGTTGGATCAAATCGGAAAGGATATGAAACTCGCAAAGTCTATCATCCAAAATGTAACCAAACTTCCTGAACTGGAACCCAATCTCAAAGTTGATATTTTATACAAACCGATTGCTGAGGTTGGTGGGGATATCTATTTCATCAAACGAATCCAAGATTTTTACTATCGATTCTTTTTGGGTGATGCTACTGGTCATGGTTTACAAGCTGCACTTTATTCAATGATGATCCAGTCAGAGTTTGAACGTGTTTCTGCTGTGGCTATGCGTCCGAATGATTTATTGTTTTATATGAACCAACATTTTTATGATAAAAATGCTGACTTACAAATTTATTTTCCCGCACTTGTGCTCGATTTTGATTTTCACCAAGGTATTTTTCGTTATGCGGGAGGTGGTGTTCAGAATCAAATCCATATGAAAAAAGATGGAACCACTACTATGCTTGAAAACACAGGCCCCATTATTGGAATTTTAGAACACTATCGGTATGGAATTTTTGAATCAAAAGTGGAGTCGGGCGACAGGCTTTTTTTGTTTACAGATGGACTATTTGAAGAGTTAAACGAATCGGATGGGGTGCAAGCCTGGGGAGATTTGTTAGAAGTAATCAAAAATACCGTAAAGTTACCGTTTGAAGAAGTTGTTCCTTCTATCAAAACGATGTTATTTCAAAGGATGAATAAATCTTATTGGAAGGATGACTCCACTCTGATTTGTATCGAGATCACCTAA
- a CDS encoding heme o synthase has translation MFRLWNQLTKPRVTVLVLATVLPGMYLGTTGYPSLLQISITLFGTYLMSSASFILNQYIERERDAVMYRTKQRPIPSGEISPIFALSLGVIVAIIAFFILTYYINLLTAVCALSALLLYVFLYTIWLKPRTEQNIVIGGISGCIGPLIGYAAMANALPLQAWVMFLMIFLWTPAHFWALAIFLKDDYEFAGIPMMPVVSGIEKTVNQIFLYAIAYSLSVIGFYFIDDRMGFLFLGSAIFLTILILVFAYRLKRSKDKTIAKRFFFFSIFHLFLVSLVIVIDSKIQVF, from the coding sequence ATGTTCCGATTGTGGAACCAGCTGACAAAACCTAGGGTAACTGTACTTGTACTGGCAACTGTTCTTCCTGGAATGTATCTAGGAACTACGGGTTATCCTAGCCTACTTCAAATTTCGATCACTCTTTTTGGAACTTACCTGATGAGTTCCGCCTCTTTCATTCTCAACCAATACATTGAAAGGGAAAGAGATGCGGTAATGTATCGTACAAAACAAAGACCGATTCCATCGGGTGAAATTTCTCCGATCTTTGCACTTTCCTTGGGAGTGATTGTTGCGATTATAGCTTTTTTCATTTTAACATATTATATTAACCTTCTAACGGCCGTTTGTGCCCTATCAGCTTTACTTCTCTATGTATTTTTATATACGATTTGGCTAAAACCAAGAACAGAACAAAACATTGTGATTGGTGGGATTTCTGGATGTATTGGGCCCTTGATTGGATATGCAGCCATGGCAAATGCACTCCCTCTCCAAGCTTGGGTGATGTTTCTCATGATCTTTCTTTGGACACCGGCACATTTTTGGGCTCTTGCGATCTTTTTAAAAGATGATTATGAATTTGCTGGGATTCCGATGATGCCTGTCGTATCCGGAATTGAAAAAACAGTGAATCAAATCTTTTTATATGCAATTGCTTATTCCCTATCTGTGATCGGATTTTATTTTATCGATGACCGAATGGGATTTTTGTTTTTGGGTTCGGCCATCTTCCTTACGATTTTAATTTTAGTTTTTGCCTACCGATTAAAACGTTCTAAGGACAAAACCATAGCCAAACGTTTTTTCTTTTTTAGTATCTTCCACTTATTTTTAGTGAGTTTGGTCATAGTCATTGATTCCAAAATTCAGGTTTTTTGA
- a CDS encoding TPM domain-containing protein, whose translation MNTHQKMINSKLKSILSSTNKWFFVFLLISTFTGIQSFPVPKLERRVMDHAGILSEATKNQLEASLKQFEAETSNQIAVYTTPSLHDEVIEDVAIQIFDEWKLGQKSKNNGILLLIAPNERKLRIEVGRGLEGALTDIQAKQIIRNEITPSFKTKDMDGGVTAGVNAIMAAIRGEYAPSEDDVDTTGNDDLDEASTGIIGGFATFFSLFVAGFGGLVVTIIGILFLYPLLVTMFGSVFALVVAIILFFLVIFLKKIFGLGKGGGGSGGYYDGGGWSSSDSWSSSSSDSWSGGGGDSGGGGSSGDW comes from the coding sequence ATGAATACCCATCAAAAAATGATAAATTCAAAATTAAAATCAATTCTAAGTTCAACAAACAAATGGTTTTTTGTTTTTCTTTTGATTTCTACTTTTACAGGGATTCAATCCTTTCCTGTTCCCAAACTGGAAAGACGAGTCATGGATCATGCGGGAATATTATCAGAAGCTACAAAAAATCAATTAGAAGCAAGTCTCAAACAATTTGAAGCGGAAACTTCCAATCAAATTGCAGTGTACACAACACCAAGCCTTCATGATGAAGTCATAGAAGATGTTGCCATTCAGATTTTTGATGAATGGAAGTTAGGACAAAAATCCAAAAACAATGGAATTCTTTTACTCATTGCACCTAACGAAAGAAAGTTGCGAATTGAAGTGGGTCGTGGCCTAGAAGGAGCTCTCACAGACATCCAGGCAAAACAAATCATTCGGAATGAAATTACACCCAGTTTCAAAACGAAAGATATGGATGGAGGGGTCACTGCCGGGGTGAATGCAATCATGGCCGCCATTCGTGGAGAATACGCACCATCAGAAGATGATGTGGATACCACAGGGAATGATGATTTGGATGAAGCATCAACAGGAATTATTGGTGGATTCGCAACGTTTTTCTCCCTGTTTGTAGCTGGTTTTGGTGGTTTAGTAGTCACTATCATCGGGATTCTCTTTCTCTACCCGCTGTTAGTGACTATGTTTGGGAGTGTTTTCGCACTCGTTGTTGCGATCATCCTTTTCTTTTTAGTCATATTTCTAAAAAAGATTTTCGGTCTTGGAAAAGGTGGTGGTGGTTCTGGAGGATACTATGATGGTGGAGGTTGGTCTAGCAGTGACTCCTGGTCCTCCTCATCCAGTGACAGTTGGTCTGGCGGTGGCGGAGACTCCGGCGGTGGTGGATCTTCTGGAGATTGGTAA
- a CDS encoding STAS domain-containing protein: protein MMEEFKIRLGFENGGNLPVIHISGEITSEAEEEIVESYESIPQDKRNRVILNFSETSYINSAGIATLISLITKSSENQGKIEFAGLNTHFRKVMDIVGLTDFVLIHDSLNSALTQV from the coding sequence ATGATGGAAGAGTTTAAGATTCGATTGGGATTTGAAAATGGGGGAAACCTCCCTGTGATTCATATTTCTGGCGAAATCACATCCGAAGCAGAAGAAGAGATTGTTGAATCTTACGAATCCATCCCTCAGGACAAACGTAACCGCGTGATTTTGAATTTTTCAGAAACTTCTTATATCAATTCTGCGGGAATTGCCACTCTCATTAGCCTCATTACAAAATCTTCTGAGAACCAAGGCAAAATCGAGTTTGCGGGACTCAATACCCACTTCCGTAAAGTCATGGACATCGTCGGTCTTACTGATTTTGTCCTCATCCACGATTCTCTCAATTCTGCACTCACCCAAGTCTAA